One Moorena sp. SIOASIH DNA segment encodes these proteins:
- a CDS encoding alpha-1,2-fucosyltransferase codes for MSNHDHSSETIANTNYNFQSDIERIFRILDGFKQEAEDTKSCLVNEDAGDVQPVLTMSSIGQFGRFGNQLFQYASLKICAEKSGAKVECPAWIGQTIFGHNDAPISKRLPPAIDRGNLTKMIFKVIPELIPYLEKLANSKSSMVGSEVLEIGLANLDLWGIFNFHTRCLKPHQQYFRSLFQPVIDLKAPLEDGLKSLRSKGKTIVGIHIRRGDFIKEPRAGFTLVFPTKWYCEWLEGIWKELEDPVLLLCSDDLDSIIHDFDKFSPVTTGDLKIRLPERMKELDLDFYIDFFMLSQCDVVCTSNSTFSFVACMLNDRAKMFVRPHWDFSTKFKAFDPWDSEPVLLIGNKQQKLHKSLADIMYVTYSTQGILVMLKSIFIYLPKILIRGWAIRVYLSYQIQSIIGVVKTLLSILSWRSAWKGLYQRIYG; via the coding sequence ATGTCTAATCATGATCATTCATCAGAAACAATAGCAAATACCAATTACAATTTCCAGAGTGATATAGAGAGAATATTTAGAATTTTGGACGGTTTTAAACAAGAAGCTGAAGACACTAAATCCTGCTTAGTTAACGAAGATGCAGGTGATGTTCAGCCAGTATTAACCATGTCGTCTATTGGACAATTTGGTCGTTTTGGCAATCAGCTTTTTCAATATGCTTCCTTGAAAATCTGTGCAGAAAAGAGTGGAGCCAAAGTAGAATGTCCTGCTTGGATTGGTCAGACTATTTTTGGACATAACGATGCACCCATTTCCAAGCGCTTACCTCCTGCAATTGATCGTGGAAATCTGACAAAAATGATATTTAAGGTAATTCCCGAATTAATTCCTTACTTGGAAAAACTAGCAAATTCAAAGAGCTCCATGGTTGGTTCAGAAGTTTTAGAAATAGGTTTAGCTAATTTAGATCTTTGGGGTATTTTTAACTTCCATACTCGATGCCTAAAACCTCATCAGCAATATTTTCGCTCCTTGTTTCAACCCGTAATCGATCTTAAAGCTCCTTTAGAGGATGGGTTAAAAAGTCTTCGCTCCAAAGGCAAAACAATCGTTGGTATTCACATTCGACGAGGGGATTTCATAAAAGAACCACGAGCCGGTTTCACATTGGTGTTTCCTACAAAATGGTATTGTGAATGGCTCGAAGGGATATGGAAAGAATTGGAAGATCCAGTTCTTTTGCTATGCAGTGACGATCTCGATAGTATAATTCATGACTTTGATAAATTTTCTCCCGTGACTACAGGCGACTTAAAAATTCGGTTGCCAGAAAGGATGAAAGAATTAGACTTAGACTTCTATATCGATTTCTTTATGTTGAGTCAATGTGATGTAGTTTGTACCAGTAATAGCACTTTCAGCTTCGTTGCTTGTATGCTTAACGATCGTGCCAAGATGTTTGTCCGTCCACATTGGGATTTCTCCACAAAGTTTAAGGCATTCGATCCTTGGGATAGTGAACCAGTTTTATTGATAGGAAATAAACAGCAAAAATTGCACAAAAGTTTAGCTGATATTATGTATGTTACGTACTCTACCCAAGGCATTTTGGTGATGCTCAAGTCGATATTCATCTACTTACCTAAAATCCTGATCAGAGGATGGGCAATCCGAGTTTATCTTAGTTACCAAATTCAAAGCATCATTGGTGTAGTTAAAACTTTATTGTCTATATTAAGTTGGCGTTCTGCTTGGAAGGGGTTATATCAGAGGATTTACGGATGA
- a CDS encoding response regulator gives MNSTYINSYRHDKKLNPLSLLAQLSSRHANGCLQVSSGSVSWSIYLENGKLIYASNSINPFDRLDHYLSRLSRRIPTLVSAVRVQVRLIFEANLNSDSSYPSDYQAICWLVNQNYLNSVQAASLIEELAEDVIGSLLSEKEGTYQLLDTNPSEDLPKFCRLDLRTIVEHCYEQLQHQPSSQSKPVNNPYSSHSVVPIGNSTPLNSIHESSLNNSAPLEQRFQHHTSVNQQPTSTSKTYKIACIDDSTSVLNAINSFLEDKSFSVVMINDPVRALMQVIRIKPDLILLDVAMPNLDGYELCSLLRKHSLFKHTPIIMVTGNTGFLDRAKAKLVGASGYLTKPFNQSDLLKIVFKHLN, from the coding sequence ATGAACTCCACCTACATCAATAGCTACAGGCATGATAAAAAACTAAACCCCCTTTCCTTATTGGCTCAATTATCCAGTCGCCATGCCAATGGATGTTTACAAGTATCTAGTGGTTCAGTTTCTTGGTCAATCTATCTAGAAAATGGTAAATTAATCTATGCCTCAAACTCGATCAACCCCTTTGATCGCCTAGACCATTACTTATCTCGTCTAAGTCGTAGAATTCCTACCCTTGTTAGTGCGGTTCGGGTTCAGGTTCGTCTGATCTTTGAAGCCAACTTAAACAGTGATTCAAGTTATCCTTCAGATTACCAAGCAATTTGTTGGTTGGTCAATCAAAATTATCTGAATTCCGTTCAGGCAGCAAGTCTGATCGAAGAATTGGCTGAAGACGTAATCGGTTCTCTGCTGTCAGAAAAAGAAGGAACCTACCAATTACTGGACACTAATCCATCTGAGGATTTGCCTAAATTTTGTAGGCTTGACCTTCGCACAATTGTTGAACACTGTTACGAACAGTTACAACATCAGCCCTCTTCTCAATCAAAGCCAGTGAATAATCCCTATAGCTCTCATTCTGTAGTCCCAATCGGAAATTCTACACCATTGAACTCAATTCACGAATCCTCTCTAAATAACTCGGCTCCATTAGAGCAGAGATTTCAGCATCATACCTCGGTTAATCAACAACCAACGTCTACCAGTAAAACTTACAAGATTGCTTGCATTGATGATAGTACAAGTGTTTTAAATGCCATTAACTCCTTCTTGGAAGATAAAAGTTTCTCTGTTGTCATGATTAATGACCCAGTTAGGGCATTAATGCAAGTTATCCGCATTAAGCCTGACCTAATTTTGCTCGATGTTGCCATGCCAAACTTAGATGGTTATGAGCTATGTTCTCTGTTACGAAAGCATTCACTTTTTAAACATACCCCCATTATTATGGTAACTGGCAATACTGGTTTTCTAGACCGAGCTAAGGCTAAACTTGTTGGAGCATCTGGTTACTTGACTAAACCGTTTAACCAATCCGATCTCCTCAAGATAGTGTTTAAACATCTCAACTAA
- a CDS encoding chemotaxis protein CheW, translating to MNTSALAHTPQTWSQLASITKPSEEHNNIGDAYLKFLLNEQTPAVISMHQAQEVLVLPQERLTPMPNMPLYVQGLMNRRSRVLWVIDLAQMLGLPTVETNVQQYNIVTLRNQSASLGVAVQSIEGVLRLTPDCIQSPLGQVSSGLVPYLRGCALQEQEILLVLDGLAIMASSLLHNT from the coding sequence ATGAATACGTCAGCACTAGCCCATACCCCCCAGACCTGGTCTCAGTTAGCTAGTATAACCAAACCATCTGAAGAACACAATAATATCGGGGATGCTTATCTTAAATTTTTGTTAAATGAACAAACCCCTGCGGTTATATCTATGCATCAAGCCCAGGAAGTTCTAGTCTTGCCCCAAGAGCGTCTGACCCCCATGCCAAATATGCCCCTGTACGTACAGGGGTTGATGAATCGGCGTTCTCGTGTTTTGTGGGTAATTGATCTAGCTCAAATGCTAGGTTTACCGACCGTAGAAACTAATGTTCAACAGTACAACATAGTGACGCTCCGTAATCAGTCAGCGTCTTTAGGGGTTGCAGTCCAAAGCATTGAAGGGGTGTTGCGACTCACACCCGATTGTATTCAATCTCCACTGGGACAAGTGTCATCGGGTTTGGTTCCCTACTTACGGGGATGCGCTTTGCAAGAGCAAGAAATTTTGTTAGTACTAGATGGTTTGGCAATTATGGCTTCATCTCTTTTACACAACACCTAA
- a CDS encoding sulfotransferase: MLKVYYRIIISCWKTFGISHWFFLWVFLPPLAFILVRLTLALDEIFFSKYRDIKVVKPIFIIGHPRSGTTFLHHLLTQTEEFTTFKAWHIFVPSLTARILFKPLVNYLVKHNLNSLIPDDIGHGISIDRVEEEELLFLHKADTQFVLLTTPLAFDDQEHPELRFHDQQPASRRRSSVKFFESCLKRHIYYTGKKQVIAQIHFSTHRIKTLLEIFPDAKFIYLVRSPHETIPSHLSLDRNFLENQWGIKTIPPDKLKRYEQRRYRYNVDLYRYFYRLTKNQEIPENNGMIMPYNLLISDLEKAFEKIVKFTGINPSNQLKVCINKQAQQQTNYKRQHRVRNLEEFNLTREQIMKDLSFVYEEYNFDKITNRL; the protein is encoded by the coding sequence ATGTTAAAGGTTTATTACCGAATTATTATTTCCTGTTGGAAAACCTTTGGGATCAGCCACTGGTTTTTTTTATGGGTATTTCTGCCACCCTTAGCTTTTATTTTGGTTAGACTAACCCTGGCTTTAGATGAAATTTTCTTTTCTAAGTATCGTGACATTAAAGTGGTGAAACCGATATTTATCATTGGACATCCTCGGAGTGGAACTACTTTCCTGCATCATTTATTAACCCAGACAGAAGAATTTACCACATTCAAAGCTTGGCATATTTTTGTTCCATCACTCACAGCTCGTATTTTATTTAAACCTCTGGTTAACTATTTAGTTAAACACAATCTTAACTCCCTGATACCTGATGATATTGGACATGGAATTTCCATTGATAGAGTAGAAGAAGAAGAACTATTATTCCTTCACAAAGCCGATACTCAATTTGTGCTTTTAACGACACCGTTAGCCTTTGATGATCAGGAGCATCCGGAGCTTCGCTTCCATGATCAACAACCAGCATCTCGTCGTCGAAGTTCAGTAAAATTTTTTGAAAGTTGTTTAAAGCGGCATATCTATTACACAGGAAAAAAACAAGTAATTGCGCAAATTCATTTTTCTACTCACCGCATTAAAACATTGCTAGAAATATTTCCAGATGCCAAATTTATCTATTTAGTTCGTTCACCTCACGAAACAATTCCTTCTCATCTTTCCCTGGATCGAAATTTTCTCGAAAACCAATGGGGAATAAAAACTATACCACCGGATAAACTAAAACGATATGAACAAAGGCGATATCGCTATAATGTCGATCTTTATCGCTATTTTTATCGTCTGACAAAAAATCAAGAGATACCAGAAAATAACGGCATGATTATGCCCTATAATTTATTAATATCTGATTTAGAGAAAGCCTTCGAAAAAATAGTTAAATTTACTGGAATTAATCCCAGCAATCAATTAAAAGTTTGTATCAACAAACAAGCCCAACAACAGACAAACTATAAACGCCAACATCGTGTCAGAAATCTTGAAGAATTTAACTTAACAAGAGAGCAGATTATGAAAGATCTTTCATTTGTTTATGAGGAGTACAACTTTGACAAGATCACCAATAGACTATAA